The following coding sequences lie in one Sorghum bicolor cultivar BTx623 chromosome 6, Sorghum_bicolor_NCBIv3, whole genome shotgun sequence genomic window:
- the LOC8070270 gene encoding MAP3K epsilon protein kinase 1, translating to MGSRQHNAQFHKSKTLDNKYMLGDEIGKGAYGRVYKGLDLENGDFVAIKQVSLENIPQEDLNIIMQEIDLLKNLNHKNIVKYLGSLKTKSHLHIILEYVENGSLANIIKPNKFGPFPESLVAVYIAQVLEGLVYLHEQGVIHRDIKGANILTTKEGLVKLADFGVATKLTEADINTHSVVGTPYWMAPEVIEMSGVCAASDIWSVGCTVIELLTCAPPYYDLQPMPALFRIVQDVHPPIPEGLSPEITDFLRQCFQKDAMQRPDAKALLMHPWLQNSRRALPASLRQPTPLRNIDGDDEGSRGDNSSGFCDTPGDTQTTIASNVDQENGKKEPIMDSDAQNKSEGLHDGNLKLTEGSSSNNVALMKDNVVLNKDPTLVLHEKLPVESSSGGADLNGKVMAHELLQGGPPSKVELENKESSSVEDGDVFSFQAGRQNIDFQKVVEPSVVEGPKQLSRFSDKPEDASLEDLFPPIDKRGDNGAEPSTSTTVQELQYNGVHNEFAKGLNARVEKQKENDSESMNGGKLIEFAMQLENIDASGFGEHIPGESLFPLQSVEYSKIVAQLKPGESEDVILLACQKLLSIFSHRPEQKQIYMTQNGFLPLMELLEIPKNRILCSVLQLINNIVKDSTGFLENACLVGLIPVVMNFAEPNRPKDVRVQASLFLQQLCQASTLTLQMFVACQGIPVLVSFMEPDYAKYRDMVHLAIDGIWQVFKLQHSTPRNDFCRIAAKNGMLPRLVNTLHSLNEATRFASVSGSGASVTQNGSTPRRRSGQLDPSVLESCKARLDHHHSSGSLQSLQADADKHHILMDASSSPRFSDKTGSNLERNENDLVIRPPRLSVSAGRTSTDRSPKHVELVSNGHNSGQNDQVRPLLSLLEKEPPSRHVSGQLDYVRHISGLERHETILPLLHTSTERKTNGELDLMMDFAEVSRHGRENGHLDSSIKASNRVHSMKYAPSASASNEGASTSGAASQTASGVLSGSGVLNLRPGSTTSSGPLAQMFSSMSADVAREYLEKVADLLLEFAQADTVVKSLMASQSLLSRLFQMFSKIEPPILLKILRCINHLSGDPNCLETLQRTDAIKHLIPILELRDGPLVYQIHSEVLNALFNLCKINKRRQEQAAENGIIPHLMNFVMSDSPLRQYALPLLCDMAHASRNSREQLRVHGGLDVYLNLLEDDAWACTALDSIAVCLAHDNDHRKVEQALLKKEAIQKLVKFFQDCPEQYFVHTLDAFLKIITKSSRLNTAMAINGLTTLLIARLDHREAIARLTLLKLIKVVYEHHPRPKQLIVENDLPQKLQNLIEERRDGQRGGQQVLVKQMATSLLKALHINTVL from the exons ATGGGGTCGAGGCAGCACAATGCGCAGTTCCACAAATCCAAGACGCTCGACAACAAATAC ATGCTTGGAGATGAGATAGGGAAGGGGGCGTACGGCCGCGTATACAAGGGGCTTGACCTGGAGAATGGTGATTTTGTGGCCATCAAACAGGTCTCGCTGGAGAACATTCCGCAGGAGGATCTCAACATAATAATG CAAGAGATCGACCTTTTGAAA AATCTTAATCACAAAAATATTGTCAAGTATCTGGGATCACTGAAGACAAAGAGCCACCTCCATATTATTTTAGA GTATGTAGAGAATGGCTCACTTGCCAATATTATCAAGCCAAACAAATTTGGACCTTTTCCTGAATCTTTGGTGGCTGTATACATTGCCCAG GTGTTGGAAGGTCTTGTTTATCTGCATGAACAAGGTGTCATTCATAGAGATATCAAGGGTGCAAATATACTGACTACCAAAGAG GGCCTTGTCAAACTTGCTGATTTTGGAGTTGCCACTAAATTGACTGAAGCTGACATCAACACTCATTCTGTGGTCGGCACTCCATACTGGATGGCGCCTGAG GTCATCGAAATGTCCGGTGTTTGTGCTGCTTCTGATATCTGGAGTGTGGGTTGCACCGTAATTGAGTTGCTGACATGTGCCCCGCCATATTATGATCTCCAACCTATGCCTGCACTGTTCCGTATTGTTCAG GATGTGCATCCACCAATACCAGAAGGACTGTCACCTGAGATTACCGATTTTCTCCGTCAATGTTTCCAAAAG GATGCGATGCAAAGGCCTGATGCAAAGGCATTATTGATGCATCCATGGTTGCAAAACTCAAGACGAGCTTTGCCTGCTTCCCTTCGGCAACCTACTCCATTGAG GAACATCGACGGGGATGATGAAGGCTCAAGAGGTGATAATAGCTCTGGTTTTTGCGACACACCAGGAGATACTCAAACAACTATTGCTTCTAATGTTGACCAG GAGAATGGGAAAAAAGAACCAATTATGGACTCTGATGCGCAAAATAAATCTGAAGGACTTCATGATGGAAATTTAAAACTTACTGAGGGCAGTAGTTCAAACAATGTGGCACTTATGAAAGATAATGTGGTCCTTAATAAAGATCCGACACTAGTTTTACATGAGAAGTTACCGGTGGAATCTTCATCTGGAGGTGCTGATTTGAATGGCAAAGTGATGGCACATGAACTATTGCAAGGTGGTCCGCCAAGTAAGGTAGAGCTGGAGAATAAAGAGAGTTCAAGTGTTGAGGATGGTGATGTGTTCTCCTTTCAGGCTGGAAGACAGAATATTGACTTCCAAAAG GTGGTTGAACCTTCAGTTGTTGAGGGGCCGAAACAGCTTAGTAGATTTAGTGACAAACCTGAAGATGCCTCTTTGGAagatttatttccaccaatcgaTAAACGGGGAGATAATGGGGCTGAACCTTCGACATCAACTACTGTCCAAGAACTTCAATATAATGGTGTACACAATGAATTTGCGAAGGGGCTCAATGCCAGGGTGGAGAAgcaaaaagaaaatgatagcgaGTCCATGAATGGTGGAAAACTAATTGAATTTGCCATGCAACTAGAAAATATCGATGCGTCG GGTTTTGGTGAACATATTCCTGGAGAGAGTCTTTTCCCTCTGCAG TCTGTGGAATACAGCAAAATAGTAGCACAACTGAAACCAGGAGAAAGTGAAGATGTAATACTGTTAGCGTGCCAAAAGCTTCTATCAATCTTCAGTCACCGGCCTGAGCAAAAACAGATTTATATGACACAGAATGGTTTCCTCCcgctgatggaactccttgaaatTCCCAAAAATCGT ATTTTATGCTCAGTTCTACAGCTTATCAACAACATTGTAAAAGATAGTACAGGCTTCCTGGAAAATGCTTGCCTTGTTGGCCTT ATTCCAGTGGTGATGAATTTTGCAGAGCCAAATCGCCCAAAGGATGTTCGGGTGCAAGCATCCTTGTTTCTTCAGCAGCTTTGTCAAGCCAG CACCTTGACATTGCAAATGTTCGTTGCGTGCCAAGGTATCCCTGTTTTGGTAAGCTTTATGGAGCCTGACTATGCAAAATACAG GGACATGGTTCATCTTGCAATTGACGGCATTTGGCAGGTCTTCAAGCTCCAGCATTCAACTCCAAGAAATGACTTCTGTCGTATAGCGGCAAAAAATGGGATGCTTCCTAGGCTGGTGAATACACTACACAGCCTGAACGAAGCAACAAGATTTGCCTCAGTCTCAGGGTCAGGTGCTTCAGTAACACAGAATGGCTCAACCCCCCGACGAAGATCTGGCCAATTAGACCCTTCAGTTCTTGAAAGTTGCAAGGCACGACTGGACCATCATCATTCATCTGGTTCTCTGCAATCTCTACAAGCAGATGCAGATAAGCACCATATATTAATGGACGCCTCATCATCTCCTAGGTTCAGCGATAAAACCGGCAGTAACTTGGAGAGGAATGAGAACGACTTGGTTATTCGGCCACCGAGGCTTAGTGTTTCTGCCGGAAGGACATCTACAGACAGATCACCAAAGCATGTAGAACTAGTTTCAAATGGTCATAATAGCGGTCAAAATGACCAGGTCCGACCTCTACTGAGTTTACTGGAGAAAGAACCACCTTCTCGACATGTATCTGGACAACTTGATTACGTTCGCCATATATCTGGATTGGAAAGGCATGAAACCATTTTGCCACTATTACATACATCGACAGAGAGGAAAACAAATGGTGAACTTGACTTAATGATGGATTTTGCTG AGGTCTCTAGACATGGAAGGGAGAATGGCCATCTGGACTCTAGTATAAAAGCTTCAAATAGAGTTCATAGTATGAAGTATGCACCTTCGGCAAGTGCCTCTAATGAAGGGGCATCAACTTCTGGAGCTGCATCGCAAACAGCATCTGGTGTGTTATCTGGATCAGGAGTGCTCAATTTAAGACCAGGGAGTACAACATCATCAGGCCCATTAGCTCAGATGTTCTCTTCCATGAGCGCAGATGTGGCACGTGAATATCTTGAGAAAGTAGCAGATCTTCTTTTGGAGTTTGCACAGGCAGACACCGTGGTAAAATCTCTTATGGCCAGCCAAAGCCTTCTTTCAAGGCTTTTCCAGATGTTTAGCAAGATAGAACCTCCTATTCTTCTTAAG ATTCTTAGGTGCATTAATCATTTGTCGGGTGATCCTAATTGTCTCGAGACACTTCAACGCACAGATGCAATCAAACATCTGATACCGATTCTCGAGCTTCGTGATGGACCTCTGGTTTATCAAATACATAGTGAG GTCCTCAATGCTTTGTTCAACCTATGCAAGATTAATAAAAGAAGACAGGAACAAGCAGCTGAAAATGGAATCATCCCTCACTTGATGAATTTTGTCATGTCAGACTCACCGCTGAGGCAATATGCCCTGCCTTTGCTGTGTGATATGGCCCATGCTTCTCGCAACTCTAGAGAGCAGTTGAGGGTTCATGGAGGATTAGATGTGTACTTAAATCTGTTGGAGGATGATGCATGGGCATGCACAGCATTAGATTCTATTGCTGTTTGTTTGGCTCACGATAATGATCACAGAAAAGTAGAACAGGCACTGTTGAAAAAAGAGGCCATTCAGAAATTAGTGAAGTTCTTCCAAGACTGCCCAGAACAGTATTTTGTCCATACATTGGACGCTTTCTTGAAGATAATCAC GAAATCTTCTAGGCTAAATACAGCAATGGCCATTAATGGTTTGACAACATTGCTCATTGCAAGACTTGACCATCGAGAAGCTATTGCCCGCTTGACTCTGCTGAAACTCATAAAG